One window of the Sebastes umbrosus isolate fSebUmb1 chromosome 1, fSebUmb1.pri, whole genome shotgun sequence genome contains the following:
- the pdzrn3b gene encoding E3 ubiquitin-protein ligase PDZRN3-B isoform X3, translating to MGCSLCTLQKPKEQYKLLYEVCQVNGKDLSKATHDQAVEAFRTAKEPIMVQVLRRAPLPKESSPAGDTQVSDISTQTDITLQHIMALTKLSPSSPPMTELEEYLLPEEHPQHAYFDPNDFLEVIQQDIEREELEYEEVDLYRANIQDKLGLTICYRTDDEDEAGIYISEIDPHSIAAKDGRIREGDKIIQINGVEIQNREDAVVLLTSEGNQNISLLVARPELQLDEGWMDDDRNDFLDDLHMDMLEQQHHQAMQFTASMLQQKKHEEDGGTTDTATLLSNHHEKDSGVGRTDESTRNDESSEQENLGDDQTTASNTLGSCRKLTYSQDTLGSADLPFSGESFISADYADADFLGIPADECERFRELLELKCQMRSGAAQGLYYQGVGAGGQDQEGVDKELEMLNEELRTIELECLNIVRAHKMQQLREQCRESWMLHNSGFRNYNTTSDARRHELSDITELPEKSDKDSSSAYNTGESCRSTPLTLELSPDNSLRRGAEDQGPVGASGATGSNGRILKPLLSPVQEASGPSRSRSSSKDSDGALQAESKERKSGESSKSRGSLSQPHSPYKHAHIPAHAQHYQSYMQLIQQKSAVEYAQSQMSLVSMCRDPLNPNDLDPKMEWKVKIRSDGTRYITKRPVRDKLLRERALRIHEERSGMTTDDDAISELKMGRYWSKEERKQHAVRAKEQRQRREFMKQSRVDSLKEPVGSEDKKEPNIIELSHKKMMKKRSKKIFDNWMTIQELLTHGTKSPDGTRVYNSLLSVTTV from the exons GTCAACGGCAAGGACCTCTCCAAGGCCACCCACGACCAGGCGGTGGAGGCCTTCCGCACCGCCAAGGAGCCCATCATGGTCCAGGTTCTGCGCCGAGCCCCGCTTCCCAAAGAGTCCAGCCCGGCCGGTGACACCCAGGTCTCAGACATCAGCACCCAGACGGACATCACCCTGCAGCACATCATGGCCCTCACAAAGCTGTCTCCCTCCTCACCCCCCATGACGGAGCTGGAGGAGTATCTGCTGCCAGAGGA GCATCCTCAACATGCATACTTTGACCCCAACGACTTCCTGGAGGTCATACAGCAGGACATAGAGCGCGAGGAGCTGGAATATGAG GAAGTGGATTTGTACCGAGCCAACATCCAAGACAAGCTCGGCCTGACGATCTGTTACAGGACTGATGATGAGGACGAGGCTGGGATCTACATCAGTGAG ATTGATCCACACAGCATCGCTGCAAAGGACGGCAGAATTAGAGAAGGAGACAAAATCATTCAG ATCAATGGTGTTGAGATCCAGAACCGGGAGGATGCTGTGGTGCTGCTGACCAGCGAGGGGAACCAGAATATCTCTCTGCTGGTGGCCAGACCTGAGCTCCAG CTGGACGAGGGCTGGATGGATGATGACAGGAACGACTTCCTGGATGACCTCCACATGGACATGCTGGAGCAGCAGCACCATCAGGCCATGCAGTTCACTGCCAGCATGCTGcagcag AAGAAGCATGAGGAGGACGGAGGCACCACAGACACGGCCACACTGCTGTCCAACCACCACGAGAAGGACAGCGGTGTCGGTCGCACGGACGAGAGCACGCGAAACGACGAGAGCTCGGAGCAGGAGAACCTCGGCGACGACCAGACGACGGCCTCCAACACGCTGGGCAGCTGCAGAAAGCTCACCTACAGCCAGGACACCCTCGGCAGCGCCGATCTGCCCTTCAGCGGCGAGTCATTCATCTCGGCAGACTACGCCGACGCCGACTTCCTGGGCATCCCGGCCGACGAGTGCGAGCGCTTcagagagctgctggagctgaagTGCCAGATGAGGAGCGGCGCGGCCCAGGGTCTGTACTACCAGGGTGTCGGGGCAGGAGGTCAGGACCAAGAGGGGGTGGACAAGGAGCTGGAGATGCTCAACGAGGAGCTGCGCACCATCGAGCTGGAGTGCTTGAATATCGTGCGTGCTCACAAGATGCAGCAGCTGAGGGAGCAGTGCCGCGAGTCCTGGATGCTCCACAACAGCGGCTTCCGCAACTACAACACCACCAGCGACGCACGGCGCCACGAGCTCTCAGACATCACGGAGCTGCCGGAGAAATCCGACAAAGACAGCTCCAGTGCTTACAACACTGGCGAGAGCTGCCGCAGCACCCCTCTCACATTGGAGCTGTCTCCAGACAACTCGCTCCGTCGAGGAGCAGAGGATCAGGGTCCGGTTGGGGCATCTGGCGCCACCGGCTCTAACGGCAGGATCCTCAAACCGCTCCTATCCCCCGTCCAGGAAGCCAGTGGCCCCAGCCGGAGCAGAAGCTCCTCCAAGGATTCAGACGGAGCCCTGCAGGCAGAGAGCAAGGAGAGGAAGTCGGGAGAGTCCAGTAAGTCCAGGGGGAGCTTGTCTCAGCCGCATTCGCCGTACAAGCACGCCCACATCCCCGCCCACGCCCAGCACTACCAGAGCTACATGCAGCTGATCCAGCAGAAATCAGCCGTGGAGTACGCCCAGAGCCAGATGAGTCTGGTCAGCATGTGCCGGGACCCCCTCAACCCCAATGACCTGGATCCCAAGATGGAGTGGAAGGTGAAGATCCGCAGCGACGGCACGCGCTACATCACCAAGCGGCCTGTCCGGGACAAGCTGCTGAGGGAGCGCGCCCTGCGCATCCACGAGGAGCGCAGCGGCATGACCACGGACGATGACGCCATAAGCGAGCTGAAGATGGGCCGCTACTGGagcaaggaggagaggaagcagcACGCAGTCCGCGCCAAAGAGCAGAGGCAGCGCCGCGAGTTCATGAAGCAGAGCCGGGTCGACTCTCTGAAGGAGCCGGTCGGCTCCGAGGACAAAAAGGAGCCCAACATCATCGAACTCAGCCACAAAAAGATGATGAAAAAGAGAAGTAAGAAAATATTTGACAACTGGATGACCATCCAGGAACTGCTCACCCACGGTACCAAGTCGCCAGATGGCACGAGGGTTTACAACTCGCTCCTGTCTGTGACCACAGTCTGA
- the pdzrn3b gene encoding E3 ubiquitin-protein ligase PDZRN3-B isoform X4, which translates to MVQVLRRAPLPKESSPAGDTQVSDISTQTDITLQHIMALTKLSPSSPPMTELEEYLLPEEHPQHAYFDPNDFLEVIQQDIEREELEYEEVDLYRANIQDKLGLTICYRTDDEDEAGIYISEIDPHSIAAKDGRIREGDKIIQINGVEIQNREDAVVLLTSEGNQNISLLVARPELQLDEGWMDDDRNDFLDDLHMDMLEQQHHQAMQFTASMLQQKKHEEDGGTTDTATLLSNHHEKDSGVGRTDESTRNDESSEQENLGDDQTTASNTLGSCRKLTYSQDTLGSADLPFSGESFISADYADADFLGIPADECERFRELLELKCQMRSGAAQGLYYQGVGAGGQDQEGVDKELEMLNEELRTIELECLNIVRAHKMQQLREQCRESWMLHNSGFRNYNTTSDARRHELSDITELPEKSDKDSSSAYNTGESCRSTPLTLELSPDNSLRRGAEDQGPVGASGATGSNGRILKPLLSPVQEASGPSRSRSSSKDSDGALQAESKERKSGESSKSRGSLSQPHSPYKHAHIPAHAQHYQSYMQLIQQKSAVEYAQSQMSLVSMCRDPLNPNDLDPKMEWKVKIRSDGTRYITKRPVRDKLLRERALRIHEERSGMTTDDDAISELKMGRYWSKEERKQHAVRAKEQRQRREFMKQSRVDSLKEPVGSEDKKEPNIIELSHKKMMKKRSKKIFDNWMTIQELLTHGTKSPDGTRVYNSLLSVTTV; encoded by the exons ATGGTCCAGGTTCTGCGCCGAGCCCCGCTTCCCAAAGAGTCCAGCCCGGCCGGTGACACCCAGGTCTCAGACATCAGCACCCAGACGGACATCACCCTGCAGCACATCATGGCCCTCACAAAGCTGTCTCCCTCCTCACCCCCCATGACGGAGCTGGAGGAGTATCTGCTGCCAGAGGA GCATCCTCAACATGCATACTTTGACCCCAACGACTTCCTGGAGGTCATACAGCAGGACATAGAGCGCGAGGAGCTGGAATATGAG GAAGTGGATTTGTACCGAGCCAACATCCAAGACAAGCTCGGCCTGACGATCTGTTACAGGACTGATGATGAGGACGAGGCTGGGATCTACATCAGTGAG ATTGATCCACACAGCATCGCTGCAAAGGACGGCAGAATTAGAGAAGGAGACAAAATCATTCAG ATCAATGGTGTTGAGATCCAGAACCGGGAGGATGCTGTGGTGCTGCTGACCAGCGAGGGGAACCAGAATATCTCTCTGCTGGTGGCCAGACCTGAGCTCCAG CTGGACGAGGGCTGGATGGATGATGACAGGAACGACTTCCTGGATGACCTCCACATGGACATGCTGGAGCAGCAGCACCATCAGGCCATGCAGTTCACTGCCAGCATGCTGcagcag AAGAAGCATGAGGAGGACGGAGGCACCACAGACACGGCCACACTGCTGTCCAACCACCACGAGAAGGACAGCGGTGTCGGTCGCACGGACGAGAGCACGCGAAACGACGAGAGCTCGGAGCAGGAGAACCTCGGCGACGACCAGACGACGGCCTCCAACACGCTGGGCAGCTGCAGAAAGCTCACCTACAGCCAGGACACCCTCGGCAGCGCCGATCTGCCCTTCAGCGGCGAGTCATTCATCTCGGCAGACTACGCCGACGCCGACTTCCTGGGCATCCCGGCCGACGAGTGCGAGCGCTTcagagagctgctggagctgaagTGCCAGATGAGGAGCGGCGCGGCCCAGGGTCTGTACTACCAGGGTGTCGGGGCAGGAGGTCAGGACCAAGAGGGGGTGGACAAGGAGCTGGAGATGCTCAACGAGGAGCTGCGCACCATCGAGCTGGAGTGCTTGAATATCGTGCGTGCTCACAAGATGCAGCAGCTGAGGGAGCAGTGCCGCGAGTCCTGGATGCTCCACAACAGCGGCTTCCGCAACTACAACACCACCAGCGACGCACGGCGCCACGAGCTCTCAGACATCACGGAGCTGCCGGAGAAATCCGACAAAGACAGCTCCAGTGCTTACAACACTGGCGAGAGCTGCCGCAGCACCCCTCTCACATTGGAGCTGTCTCCAGACAACTCGCTCCGTCGAGGAGCAGAGGATCAGGGTCCGGTTGGGGCATCTGGCGCCACCGGCTCTAACGGCAGGATCCTCAAACCGCTCCTATCCCCCGTCCAGGAAGCCAGTGGCCCCAGCCGGAGCAGAAGCTCCTCCAAGGATTCAGACGGAGCCCTGCAGGCAGAGAGCAAGGAGAGGAAGTCGGGAGAGTCCAGTAAGTCCAGGGGGAGCTTGTCTCAGCCGCATTCGCCGTACAAGCACGCCCACATCCCCGCCCACGCCCAGCACTACCAGAGCTACATGCAGCTGATCCAGCAGAAATCAGCCGTGGAGTACGCCCAGAGCCAGATGAGTCTGGTCAGCATGTGCCGGGACCCCCTCAACCCCAATGACCTGGATCCCAAGATGGAGTGGAAGGTGAAGATCCGCAGCGACGGCACGCGCTACATCACCAAGCGGCCTGTCCGGGACAAGCTGCTGAGGGAGCGCGCCCTGCGCATCCACGAGGAGCGCAGCGGCATGACCACGGACGATGACGCCATAAGCGAGCTGAAGATGGGCCGCTACTGGagcaaggaggagaggaagcagcACGCAGTCCGCGCCAAAGAGCAGAGGCAGCGCCGCGAGTTCATGAAGCAGAGCCGGGTCGACTCTCTGAAGGAGCCGGTCGGCTCCGAGGACAAAAAGGAGCCCAACATCATCGAACTCAGCCACAAAAAGATGATGAAAAAGAGAAGTAAGAAAATATTTGACAACTGGATGACCATCCAGGAACTGCTCACCCACGGTACCAAGTCGCCAGATGGCACGAGGGTTTACAACTCGCTCCTGTCTGTGACCACAGTCTGA